From Bactrocera oleae isolate idBacOlea1 chromosome 4, idBacOlea1, whole genome shotgun sequence:
TATTGCTGTTTTAGagagatttttgaaaaatacgcACTATTCTTTAAATAGTTtgccttttttactttttaacactCAAAACTATCACACGAGCTTTCGACACGATTTTCTTATggaaggaaaaacaaaaacacaaaagaaaatcACTATGACTTCTTCACTGCCTTGCACTTTTGACATTTGAGCAAAccgttataaaaataatatcgccaaccaaaaatattaaatagtttaaaattattaattttacaatataactgtatgcattaaaaatataaatcaattacaaatttattagaaatgaaataaattaagaaaatctaTATTGAGTCGTAGCTTGGCTAACTTAAGCAACTTCAAACGCTTGTTTACACACTTGATGTCACATATCTTATTAGTACTGGCAAAGAACTTATAAATTGATTTGAGCAGTAGGAAAGTTTGCTGATTTAaatgcttttgttattgttagttgaaaatgaaaattatatgtTGCGTATACAACCGTCTCAGTTGCAATCCCAGTATCACCGCCGATTTCTTGTGTGCGTTTTTAATTATACCAATTTGATTGTATACTTTAATTCACACATTTAGCTGGTCTTATGCATAGGCGCATGCCTAATTAAGATTTCTGCGGCGCCGAAAGACTAAAGCGAATATTGAGCGTATGCGCCACCAGCGGCTGCGCCTACGAGAATGTAACTTTTCGGAACTTGTGCCACTGCCTTGTGCCTGTTACGTTACAATAgcattcaaatattaaataaaaatatatagaatttcTGTTTACCTCTTTGCGACGTATTTCACGTACGAGCGTGTAGAATGGTTCATCAATGCAATGTCGCTCACATGCGGACGTCTCAAAGAACGGACAGCCAAACTGATTTGCCAAATTTTTGCCCTCTTCAGTGGTTACCTGtttaaaagcaatttatttattttttttttaaggttttgagGTTATAGTAATTTAAGGAATATACCTTTCTTGCTAAAACCAAATCTATTTTATTCGCTATTAGTACCAATGGTATGTCTTCGGATAGTCGCACGCGTTGTATTAATTTACGATACTCTGACGCCTCCTGAAAGCTATGCCGGTCCGTCACTGAGTAACATATTATGAAACCTTCGCCACAGCGCATATACTGATCACGCATGGCCGTAAACTCAACCTGGCCAGCAGTGTCGAGTATGTCCAGCAGAGCGGCGTCGCCATCAATCACTGCTTGTTGCTGATAGGAATCCTctgcaaataattattatatatgatatacttcctatttttattaaaattattagctTACCGATAGTTGGGTCGTGGTAGTCCGTAAAGCTATGACTTACGAATTGCAAGGTGACAGCTAAAATGGAGAAAAAaggatttcattaatttatgttttattcaaATTGACAGACTGTGCTAACTTACCCGATTTACCAACCCCGCCATCTCCAAGTATCACAATCTTGTAGACACGCAGTTCATGTGGCGTATTCCGTTTCTCTGGCATTTTTCCACAAGCTTATTCCTTTGGTTGGGCGAgtaattttatatcttaatcATTGCAGCCATgtcgaatatattatatgtttatcgGTTCCTAGTTTATTTGCTCTACagaaaagtataatatttgtCTTAATGCACAGTACATTATGTTGCTGGAGTTCTCAATACTTATAGGTATTACTGTCTTCACATAATAAACACAACttctaaatttagtttataataaatgtttgtaaaaccaattaaaaaagtgtaaatgtAATATGTACAAACAAAATCACGTTTTAATAATAgcgtttgttttttcttttgtatttcacTTCACTGTTTACCTGGATTTTTCACAGCTCCAACCAACTAAAACCACcgacttttaatataattaggaATTAGACATTTAATTGTCCATAATCATTTTCGTATTTACACGCacttattttcaataacaatatgacgaaatataatttattaatgcttgcaaaggaaaattttaaaatcaatttaggTGCGACATTTTTGTAATGATTcgatttttcaacttttcatGTGTATTTGGTAGCATTATATACTGTCAACAATGACAGctgaagcaaaaacaataatattgcagcagagaacgtatcatgatatacgttctctgtcttctctatgatatacgttctctgatcaAAGGAACAATAAAAACAGATTGGTGCTTTTAACAGCTGGTTTTGTGAGTagaatcagagaacgtatattatatacgttctctggtaataGAGCgttagcagagaacgtaaattcatttacgttctctgtctATAGTTCTTTAAGTTTGAGAATTACTGGGTATGAAAGAGGTGGTGAATTTGACCCAGCTGAAAtcgataataataattaaacaatttttaaatgtcgataatacttggaggccaattcGATTTTAAATAGTTATCTCATCTTAGTaaacaaaattatgtttaaGCCATTGAAAAAGCAAGTAAAAGGCAATGGTTAAagcataaaatagttttaagatGTAAATAgtgtatttttgaataaaacaaGATATTCCCTCTCATTAGATCTGAAAAGTGTAAAATATGGATGAAAACAAAGGTGCAACTCATCATATAAGACAGAATTATTGCAGGAATCGTTTGGAATACAGAAGAGGTCGGCGGTTAAGAGCTGTTAAGGTATAACATTGACTTTATACAAGTTAATTTATAATCTGATTATCTACAGGTTTTTACAAAATCATCAGGTCTACACTGTAGCAAATGAATCAAAACACCTTATAGTATTTGGAGTGCCAAAGATTAATTTGAAACAAGAGATCAAGTGTAAACTGAAACGCTGTGGAGATATTGAATTTATACAATGTGTTACAGAGGAGTTGGCAAAAAAAGGTTAACTAAAGAGAGTTGATAtgcaaaatatgttattaatcTATTACTTACTTTATAGTGGAGTTAGAAGCCTTCACTGATGTGTATCATGTGAAATTTACAAAAGTGCTGGCAGCGCGCCTTGCCAAGCGGTATTTAGATGCACAAGAATTTTATGGCGGTATACTTCATATATCGTATGCTCCGGAGTACGAAACCACAGATGAACTTCGCGAAAAATTCTTACAGAGGAAAGTAGAAATCAAACACAGGCAGCAAGTTAACAAAAAAGTAGCAATCATAATGTCAACTGATGCTCAGTGTAGTGTACCGCCGGATAACAAGAGAAAGAAACCTTAGACTGACAATAGCCTTATTTTAacgtaaaaacaaatattatataagtagaaGTAACAAATAATTCGAGTGATTTGAAAATATAagatttgcttttatttgtttttgcctcATGAAAAACGTTAGCGatttaaatacataagtatgcataaaaatatgtgGTTTTCActacttaataataataatttaccaAACTacgcatttaaaattattattgaccACAAAATTATGTGTTTTAACTAGtcttgaatttaaaataaaagcttttgttttaaaactgCTATTTAGTTTTGCGCAAATCATGATACATTGTCAGAAACGGTATCCGCTTCTGCCATAATTCTGTACCGAAGTAAACCCAGAAACTGTAAAAATGTATACGTAAATGAAATTTCGAATCATATGGATTACGTATTAACAACTTACAGTCCAAAAAGAGCACCACCTAAATGGGCAGCATGGTCAAAGAACTTCCAGCCTAATATACAACCAGCTAGATCGAATCCCATTATAACTTTAATGGCCTTTGTAGTAAACGAAAATAAGATTACTTTTGATAAAACTATTCGTACTTGCATAGAAACTTACCGCTCCCGCCGAAAAATTCAGCATAGGCAGGAATAATATGCTTAGCTGTGTGTCTGGATACTTAGCACAAACAAAAGCCAAAATAGCCATTATCGCGCCGGACTGGAATTCAAGGAttgatgaaataataataaatataaaactatatacctatatgatttttcatatataaaagaAGTTTACCGCGCCTATTGAAAGTCCCGGCTTAGAAGTCAccgttttatatataatacttgacAGACTGGCAAtcacacccgcgctcaaatagactcCTAAAAACTGTTCTTTTCCCAAAGACAACACGCCGGCGTTGGAAAAGCTGTGCAAAACATACATATTGGCGAATAAATGGAACATTGAGTAGTGGCTGAAAGTCGATAGGAACATTGGCCAACAGACGGCACCTGAAAaagatatattaaatatatttttaaaatatttctaacccTTTAGAAAACTCTTGAAGAAACTTACGTCCTGCAGGATTCGAACAAAAATAAGTCATCATAGTGTTCCGCAATGACGGTACGCGCCAAAGTCCAAATACTATTACATTCAGTGCGCAAAGTGGCACAAACACCCGCTCACCGGGTGTCAGTTTATCCCAATGGTGTTTCAACTCCTGTTTTAATTCTTGCCACATATTTCTATCCTGGCTGACGTTTTGTCTTCGTAGCCAAGGAAATTTACTTTGACGTGCCTTTTCTATCATCATATTACGTGTGTTCTCATATTCCAGTATAGTTACACTCATGAAACAGCCAACACTGAACTGAAGAATGTAAAAAAtgattatttaaacaatttaccatttccacataattattttataataccgCGCCAGCGAATACAAGAGCCTTCACCACGTTACTTGGCGGCACTGCTCCACCAAAAGTGTAATTCTCGAATGGTGGCGATGTTTGTAGGCTGTCGCTGCGTGGTGGACGCTGATGGCGTGGACTGCTACGCATCGAGCGCACTATTATTGTACGCGGCCGTAGTAATTTACTGCTGTAACTGGGCAATAATGGTTCGCTGTtgttgtatacaaatattttttgttaataatacatAAACGTTTGTGAGCATAAATCTTTGAAGTACTCACGCAATTTGCCGGGTCCAGCTGCGACATAACGCTCTATGTAGAAGCATGTTTTATATTGAGACTTCTACAACAAATTTACTTAATGTAATGCAACgtttcgcaattttttttacGTGCCCCCATTCAATTAAAACAGCTGTTTATTCTAATTTGTTTTCATTCCTAATTTGACAGCAGTGAACAGCTGACATCCGATTTCTAATccgattatttttcaaatacccTCGGAGAAAcgattattcaaaaataattaatataaaatatatcagcacaatatatatgatatacatgATAAGTTACGCATATATTATGAAAATTAGATTTGGcaataaataacattaaattaaatattaagtaCTAAACATGTAGTGATTACAGTTTAATTTCGGTAAAACGTCAGGAACAGTTTTTAATATCaattacaacttttttaaattaatttgtaatgcattaagttttaaacaatattaaaaatattaatagtgtTCTAAGCTTTGTCATTTGAAAAGATTTTCCAGTAATAACGATAAGTCGACGATCGTAGCATCtctaataaaaaggaaaatttgaACTCGCAAACCAAAGACGCCGGCCAAGGAGTGTTTACAAAAAAGTGACGAAGGTGTTGTACAAAAGTATTCGTATAAAACACGTGCATATCAAAAATATGGTTTTGGCAAAAGTGCCAATTACTCCACAATGGAATTTAACAAacggtaaatatgtaaattgtgTGTAAGTTGTCGTGGtactaatatttatgttttcttaaCAAAGGATGTGTTTGCACACCGGATGGTGGTTTCCTTTATGTAGGTTCACGCAGTATTAACTATGTCGGTCCAATTCAACAAGTTGATGGCGGCGACGATGAAAATAAGCCGCCGGTCAtcaaagttttccacacacgtCAAAGTATATTGAGTATAGATGTAGATCCCGGGTGGCCAATAGACACTGCCACAGCAGTGAAAGCCTCCGAAAATACTACTGAAGTGGCAAAAACTCCGACCACTAACAATCAACAAAAGTACTTTGCCGCCTTGGCACAGGATAATTCCGTACAGATTTGGGATTTCAACCGTGGTTGTGCGGTGAGTGGCCATAAGGCTCACTTTAGCACTGCGTTGTATATGGATGGCAATGGACCATCGCCGCAAGGTGATCATGTGCTATTAAGTTATATGCGCAATCGCAATGTGCTGTCGGTCAATGCACAAGATATTGTGGTGTATTGCGTGGCGTCTAATACTTATTGTCGCCGACCAATGTTTATTTCTAGCAAAAATCAAACACTAACGGTGCTACGCTGCTCGCCATACAATGAACATATCTTTGCTGTAGGCAACAATCGTGGTTTGGTTGTAATTGGTGACTTACAAAGTATGAGCACATTATATATGTTACGTGGGCATGAAgctgcaataacttcactttcaTGGTGTCCACAAAATGTGGCACCATTTAAACAGCAAAAATGTGCGCTAAAAAACGAAAACCAGACCGCGAAAACTTTAACTGAGGAACCCCAACAGATAATTGAGGATGCAAAGCAGTCAAACGCTGCACCAAAGCAAAATTCTAAAACGCAAAATAATGCGAAAAAATCGATTATGCCAGTCGGTAATGATGACATCTTCGACATCTATGACTACGactatttggaaaatgaatttgGTGCTCCAACAGAAACGGAAAAGAAAGCGAAAGAAACTGCTGAAGAAATTGTTACTGAAAAATCTATGGAATGTGGTCCAAcaacaaattttgattttgtcgAAGCATGCCAAAGTCTTAAAGGGGAAATTGATGCTTTGAAGCAGGAGCAAGATTACGGAGATGGTGATTCCAAACAATTGCCCGATGTCACGCTGGCCGATTGTCAAAAGGTAGCTTCTGCTGACAATTTATCTTCCAGTTGCGGTGACGACAGCGGTGAGTCAACCGAAGGTAGCTTAGATTTAGCTGAGCGTTCATCGGACGACGAAGTTTGCGTCGATGGTGGAGAGTTAAATCCAAAACAACAAATACTTCATCAGGCAGAAGTGCATGCAGAGCAATCCAAcgatttagaaaaaaaagaaattaaagagAAGTCGGATTTTGTCACTACTAAGCCTGTAATAaacgaaaatattgttgaaaatgtTGATAAAAACCCAACTAAAGCAGATGTATTAAAGGTTGATGATGATAAACGCACTGTGACTTCAGAAAGCAATTCGGAACAACCGTCCATAGACGGAGTGATATCTCAAGACAATTCTAACACTGCCGAAAAGAAAGATCAGCAACCCTCACTGCTGGCTTCCGCTAGTGTTGATGGCAGTTTTTGGATTTGGAATACAAACACCGGCGCAAGTTGTGACCGCTTGCGTGCTATAAACGCAGGCAAACATGGCAAAAgtaagtattatttatattacaataataaaagcaagtaattagaaataattttcaatcCTTTAGACACCAGCATACAAATTGACTGGCTGAGCTCAACTGA
This genomic window contains:
- the Ric gene encoding GTP-binding protein Rit2; its protein translation is MPEKRNTPHELRVYKIVILGDGGVGKSAVTLQFVSHSFTDYHDPTIEDSYQQQAVIDGDAALLDILDTAGQVEFTAMRDQYMRCGEGFIICYSVTDRHSFQEASEYRKLIQRVRLSEDIPLVLIANKIDLVLARKVTTEEGKNLANQFGCPFFETSACERHCIDEPFYTLVREIRRKEAQGSGTSSEKLHSRRRSRWWRIRSIFALVFRRRRNLN
- the LOC106621577 gene encoding RNA-binding protein 48, which codes for MDENKGATHHIRQNYCRNRLEYRRGRRLRAVKVYTVANESKHLIVFGVPKINLKQEIKCKLKRCGDIEFIQCVTEELAKKVELEAFTDVYHVKFTKVLAARLAKRYLDAQEFYGGILHISYAPEYETTDELREKFLQRKVEIKHRQQVNKKVAIIMSTDAQCSVPPDNKRKKP
- the rho-7 gene encoding presenilins-associated rhomboid-like protein, mitochondrial — its product is MLLHRALCRSWTRQIAEPLLPSYSSKLLRPRTIIVRSMRSSPRHQRPPRSDSLQTSPPFENYTFGGAVPPSNVVKALVFAGAFSVGCFMSVTILEYENTRNMMIEKARQSKFPWLRRQNVSQDRNMWQELKQELKHHWDKLTPGERVFVPLCALNVIVFGLWRVPSLRNTMMTYFCSNPAGRAVCWPMFLSTFSHYSMFHLFANMYVLHSFSNAGVLSLGKEQFLGVYLSAGVIASLSSIIYKTVTSKPGLSIGASGAIMAILAFVCAKYPDTQLSILFLPMLNFSAGAAIKVIMGFDLAGCILGWKFFDHAAHLGGALFGLFWVYFGTELWQKRIPFLTMYHDLRKTK